Sequence from the Verrucomicrobiia bacterium genome:
AGGCCGACTGGAGGCGGTCTTCGTCCAGGGGGGAGGCGTTCACGGGGAGGTCGGCTTTTGTTGCAGGCGGGCCACCTCGGCGAGCAGGAAGTGCACAAGGTGCCGGAGGCGTTCCTCCACATCGGGGGACTGGAGCACCACCTGGCGCATGGCGGCGTCGGGCAGCAGGAGGGTGGCCGCAAGGTCGGCGAGAATTCCCGGATCCCGCACCCGGCGCAACGCCTCCATGCAGTCCGCCACCGAGACCGGTTCTTCCGACGCCGGACACCCCGCAAGCCGGATCACGGCATCCAACGGGATGGAGACCCCCAGCGACAACCGGGCTTCCACCAGTTCCAGCACGCGGGACATCAGGGCATCGGTGACGAGGGAGTCGGAGACCTCGTCGGCCACCGGCTCGATCCGGTGCACGCGATAAGGCTTGGTGCGCACCGCACGGCCAAGCCGGACGCGCGACACCCCCTGAAGCAGGAGGTTGGAGGTGCCGTTGGGGTGCCGGACCGAGACGCGGATCAGTCCGATCCCGGCCAGCTCGCAGGGCCGTTCGACGGACGATCCCGGGCGGCGCATCGCCAGACACATCATCCGGTGCCCGTCCAGGGCGTCGGCCAGCAGGCACCGATAGCGGGGCTCGAAAATGAACAGGGGAACCAGGGCCTGCGGAAAGAGCGGACAACCGTCGAGCAGCATCACCCCGATGCGATCGGGCAACTCCATGAAGCCACCCTACCGGTGAGATGGCTTCCCG
This genomic interval carries:
- a CDS encoding LON peptidase substrate-binding domain-containing protein: MELPDRIGVMLLDGCPLFPQALVPLFIFEPRYRCLLADALDGHRMMCLAMRRPGSSVERPCELAGIGLIRVSVRHPNGTSNLLLQGVSRVRLGRAVRTKPYRVHRIEPVADEVSDSLVTDALMSRVLELVEARLSLGVSIPLDAVIRLAGCPASEEPVSVADCMEALRRVRDPGILADLAATLLLPDAAMRQVVLQSPDVEERLRHLVHFLLAEVARLQQKPTSP